The following are from one region of the Streptomyces decoyicus genome:
- a CDS encoding GDP-L-fucose synthase family protein — translation MDDLLPTPARVFVAGHRGLVGSAVARRLTAQGYDVLTRTHAELDLRDADATAAFLRAARPDAVVLAAAKVGGIMANSTYPVQFLEDNLSIQLSVIAGAHHAGVRRLLFLGSSCIYPKHAAQPITEDALLSGPLEPTNEAYAIAKIAGLVQVKSYRRQYGASFISAMPTNLYGPGDNFDLETSHVLPALIRRFHEAKEKGLAELTLWGTGTPLREFLHVDDLAAACEVLLRRYDGDDTVNVGCGEDLTIADLASCVASAVGYEGRISFDPSRPDGTPRKLLDISRMRALGWSPTIPLAEGIARTYRAWQAEPARV, via the coding sequence ATGGATGACTTGCTGCCCACACCCGCTCGCGTCTTCGTCGCGGGCCACAGAGGTCTGGTGGGATCCGCCGTGGCCCGGCGGCTGACCGCCCAGGGCTATGACGTGCTGACCCGTACGCACGCGGAACTCGACCTGCGTGACGCCGACGCCACCGCGGCCTTTCTGCGCGCGGCCCGGCCCGATGCCGTCGTCCTGGCGGCCGCCAAAGTCGGCGGAATCATGGCGAACAGCACCTACCCCGTGCAGTTCCTGGAGGACAACCTGAGCATCCAGCTCAGCGTCATCGCCGGCGCGCACCACGCCGGCGTCCGCCGGCTGCTGTTCCTCGGATCGAGCTGCATCTACCCCAAGCACGCCGCCCAGCCCATCACCGAAGACGCCCTCCTGAGCGGGCCGTTGGAGCCCACCAACGAGGCGTATGCGATCGCCAAGATCGCCGGTCTGGTCCAGGTCAAGTCCTACCGCCGGCAATACGGTGCCTCCTTCATCTCCGCCATGCCGACGAACCTCTACGGGCCCGGCGACAACTTCGACCTCGAGACCTCGCATGTCCTGCCGGCGCTCATCCGCCGCTTCCACGAGGCCAAGGAGAAGGGACTGGCCGAGCTCACGCTCTGGGGCACCGGCACCCCGCTGCGCGAGTTCCTGCACGTCGATGACCTGGCCGCGGCCTGCGAGGTGCTGCTGCGCCGCTACGACGGCGACGACACCGTCAACGTCGGATGCGGCGAGGACCTGACCATCGCCGACCTGGCCTCCTGTGTCGCCTCCGCGGTGGGATACGAAGGACGGATCTCCTTCGACCCGTCCCGCCCCGACGGCACCCCGCGCAAGCTGCTCGACATCAGCAGGATGCGCGCCCTGGGCTGGTCGCCCACCATCCCGCTGGCCGAGGGCATCGCCCGGACCTACCGGGCGTGGCAGGCGGAGCCGGCCCGGGTGTGA
- a CDS encoding exopolysaccharide biosynthesis polyprenyl glycosylphosphotransferase, with amino-acid sequence MDAVGSLVPVGVLCAVTRQPQPWLTAVLACLSWLAVGALKNRYTRDEPGGGATVLPVVWDWLTMLGVLAVVCVGARVEVGLKVCVVALLPCLALSVARRQLVHRYLLAMRRRAQALRRVLVVGEAGAVDLVLAELAHGTDHAYVVVGSCIVGEEATESALPVPARLASDGEAPEGALDGETVLRCAAELDADLVFVAPGRQLSAARVRRLAWALHDGGRNLAILPGLIDVSQHRVRLAKAAGLTVMHIDPAARRGLPVLLKQATDRLGALLLLVLLAPVFAAVAAAIRLTTAGPVFYWQIRVGRDLMPFRMWKFRTMVVTADRMRVALESANEHDGAMFKIRRDPRVTRVGRLLRRFSLDELPQLFNVLAGHMSLVGPRPPLPEEVERYDGTEVRRLSVKPGLTGLWQVSGRSDLSWDETVALDLSYVDNWSYAGDIGVLMRTVRAVVDGRGAY; translated from the coding sequence GTGGACGCCGTGGGTTCCCTGGTGCCGGTCGGCGTGCTCTGCGCCGTGACACGGCAGCCACAGCCATGGCTCACGGCGGTGCTGGCCTGCCTTTCGTGGCTGGCCGTCGGAGCGTTGAAGAATCGTTACACCAGGGATGAGCCGGGCGGTGGCGCCACGGTGCTGCCGGTCGTGTGGGACTGGCTGACCATGCTCGGCGTCCTGGCCGTCGTCTGTGTCGGTGCACGGGTCGAGGTGGGCCTCAAGGTCTGTGTGGTCGCGCTGCTGCCCTGCCTGGCACTGAGCGTGGCCCGGCGCCAGCTCGTGCACCGGTACCTGCTCGCCATGCGCCGTCGTGCGCAGGCATTGCGCCGGGTGCTGGTCGTCGGGGAAGCGGGCGCCGTCGACTTGGTGCTCGCGGAGTTGGCGCACGGTACCGACCACGCGTACGTCGTCGTCGGCAGCTGCATCGTCGGGGAGGAAGCCACCGAGTCGGCGCTGCCCGTCCCTGCCCGGCTCGCTTCCGACGGTGAGGCACCCGAGGGGGCGCTGGACGGGGAGACCGTGCTCAGGTGCGCCGCGGAACTCGATGCCGATCTCGTCTTCGTGGCGCCGGGCCGTCAGCTGTCCGCCGCGCGGGTGCGGCGGCTGGCCTGGGCGCTGCACGACGGAGGCCGGAATCTGGCCATACTTCCGGGCCTGATCGATGTGTCACAGCACCGGGTCCGGCTCGCGAAGGCGGCGGGCCTGACCGTGATGCACATAGACCCGGCGGCCCGGCGGGGCCTTCCGGTGCTGCTGAAGCAGGCCACGGACCGGTTGGGTGCCCTGCTGCTGCTCGTGCTGCTCGCCCCCGTGTTCGCCGCGGTGGCCGCGGCCATAAGACTCACCACGGCAGGACCGGTGTTCTACTGGCAGATCCGGGTCGGCCGGGATCTGATGCCGTTCCGGATGTGGAAGTTCCGCACGATGGTCGTCACCGCCGACCGGATGCGGGTCGCGCTGGAGTCGGCGAACGAGCACGACGGGGCGATGTTCAAGATCCGGCGGGACCCCCGGGTGACACGGGTGGGCCGGCTGCTGCGGCGCTTCTCGCTGGACGAACTGCCCCAGCTCTTCAATGTCCTGGCCGGCCATATGTCGCTGGTCGGCCCGCGGCCCCCGCTTCCCGAAGAGGTCGAGCGGTACGACGGGACCGAGGTCCGCCGGTTATCCGTCAAGCCGGGGCTGACCGGCCTGTGGCAGGTCAGCGGGCGCTCCGATCTCTCCTGGGACGAGACCGTCGCACTGGACCTGAGCTATGTGGACAACTGGTCCTACGCCGGCGACATCGGTGTGCTGATGCGGACCGTGCGTGCCGTCGTGGACGGGCGCGGTGCGTACTAG
- a CDS encoding AIM24 family protein: MNSDLFASENMATPATAPGMTQQNAKSIKYALDGECYARQGSMIAYRGDLQFEKQGQGVGKFLKRAVTGEGLALMAIRGRGEVWFAHEAANCFIIDLAPGDGITVNGRNVLCFDPSLSYEIKVVKGAGMVGGGLFNSVFSGQGKLAVMCEGNPLVIPVSPQSPVFVDTDAVVGWSSGLQTSLHRSQSLGSMLRGGSGEAVQLRLDGEGFVIVRPSELRPEKTAGN; encoded by the coding sequence ATGAACAGTGATCTCTTCGCGTCCGAGAACATGGCCACGCCGGCCACCGCCCCCGGAATGACACAGCAGAACGCCAAGTCGATCAAGTACGCGCTGGACGGCGAGTGTTATGCGCGGCAGGGCTCGATGATCGCCTACCGCGGGGATCTGCAATTCGAGAAGCAGGGCCAGGGCGTCGGCAAGTTCCTCAAGCGCGCGGTCACCGGCGAGGGGCTGGCGCTGATGGCCATACGGGGCCGGGGCGAAGTGTGGTTCGCCCACGAAGCCGCCAACTGCTTCATCATCGACCTCGCCCCCGGCGACGGCATCACCGTCAACGGCCGCAATGTGCTCTGCTTCGACCCGTCCCTCTCCTACGAGATCAAGGTCGTCAAGGGCGCCGGCATGGTCGGTGGCGGGCTCTTCAACTCCGTCTTCAGCGGCCAGGGCAAGCTGGCCGTGATGTGCGAGGGCAATCCCCTCGTGATCCCCGTCTCCCCGCAGTCCCCGGTCTTCGTCGACACCGATGCGGTGGTCGGCTGGAGCAGCGGCCTGCAGACCTCGCTGCACCGTTCGCAGAGCCTCGGTTCGATGCTCCGCGGCGGTTCCGGCGAGGCCGTCCAACTCCGCCTCGACGGCGAGGGCTTCGTGATCGTACGGCCGAGTGAGCTGCGCCCGGAGAAGACAGCGGGCAACTGA